Below is a genomic region from Oscarella lobularis chromosome 14, ooOscLobu1.1, whole genome shotgun sequence.
GTTAAAAATTAGAACTACATCCATCGATTTTCCTACTTCTTACTCTGTCAAGTTTCGCGTCGACCCAGTAAAGAGTTTGAGTCCTGGTATCAAGAGTGACACCGTTCGGCCATCCGAGATTACCGGTCACTATCGTTTTCCGATTCGTTCCATCCATCCACGCCTTCTCAATTTTCGGAATCGTTCCCCAGTCTGTCCAAAACATCCATCTACAGAAACGTGAAATAAAGGAGGTCAACAAGGACTGCAATGGTCACCCTTCTTCCAGTGCTAGAGAAATTCCTCTTGGCTGGTCTAAGCCGGAGGCTATCACGACTACGTGGCCACTGCCGTCAAGGCGAGCCATTCCGATACGATCGAGACCCGAGTCGGTGTAGAACAGGTTTCGGCTGATCCAATCTACAGCGATGCCGTCGGGAATTGAGAGATGACTGACGATGGTTGTCCTAGAGCCAGACTTAGACGAAATGCGTTCGACAGAATCTAAGGAAACGTCAGTGTAGTAGATGTCGTCCGTCAGGGAATCGTAATCGACTGCTATAGCTCTAGTTAGCCCTGTGCGTGGTTTGGCTGCATTGTCCAACGAGTCAATAGCCAAGCCTCGGACTGAGTCAATGTCTCCAACCAGTAGATAATTGTCAGGACCTGGAAATCATTATGAGCATCTATACCAGGTACGTGACTGCTAGGGTGGTGGTGTACATACTTTTACAAGTTCGGTTATCGTTTTGTAGTTCTCCGTAGCTGCACGCACATGCAAAGGACATTGAAGGTTCGGGTAAACAGAGCTGGTCGCATTTTCCTCCTCCCGAACAACCATTCGCCCCTTTAGAACACGGAAGGTAATCTAATCAATTAGATGCGCAAATCATTTAGTCAATTACCTCCTTTGAGAGCATTCCTGTAGACTGTCACGCCAAAGGGCGCGGCCGTAAACGTTgcgaaagaaacaaaactGCCTCCACTCTTAGGCGTTTTATAGATAGCTCTTCTGGACCAGTCGGTCCAGAACAGATTGGACCCATCCAGAGTTATACCATACGGATGATAGCCAAGTATAGAAGAGATGACTTTGCGACCCGATCCGTCAAAATTAGAAGACTCAATCTGAGAAGAAACACTCAAAAGAAGCAGCATAATATTGCGTGCACGCTATAGTCACCTTGTCATAAGAAGCGTCAATCCAATAGATCCGTTTACCGGCGATATCCAAACAGAGGCCGTTTGGCCAGCGGAGATTCCCGCTAATAATCGTTGAACGACCTCGCCCGCTCATGTACGCTCGTTCGATTTTGGCCGTCGCTCCCCAATCCGTCCAATACATGTACCCGGCTGCTGGATCGACCGCAATGGCTCGCGGCTCGTCCAGCGCCGAGTTGATAAGAGTGCGGGGAAAACTTCCGTCTACTCCCACCACTCCGATGACGTCCAGGCCAGTGTCGgtgaagaagacgttttgTCCTATCCAGTCGATGGCAAGTCCGTCGGGAACGGAGAGGCCTTTTAAAAGGATCTGCTTATTTGTTCCGTTTTTGTTTATGACGGATATCGTATCGTCGATCACGTCGGACCAGACCAGCTGCTCTGTTTCGGCCAAAAAGTCGACGGCTACGGCGCGCGACAATCCCCCGATGGCTGTTATAACGTCGGCGGAGCCGCTAGTCAGAGAGATTCCTCGAAGTTGATTGGTTTCAGATAGAAGCAGGAAATCGGTCGAAGCTAAAGAACGACGGAGAAACGTTCTTAGCGTTGGGACAaggaaaattcaaaaacgtcTACCTCCATGGgaattgagaaagaaagactGGAACAATAGGACGAGAAGCGCAAGCATCACGAAGGGCTCTGTTGACGTCAAGCGTCACCACAACACGGGCACCTGTTGGGGACTAGATCACGTGAGAACTTACGTGAGCGGAAGAATTTTCAATAAGTCTTGCTCAACGAGAAAATACGACAAAATTGATTCACCAACCTGGCTTGTTCCCCCTTGATGGTACGAACAAAGGACACAGACTACAGGACATAAAAGGTGCGACTAGATAAGAAATACGTTTGCAGTGAGGACTCAACTGGCATCACTATGGCTGTGCCGTGGTGTGCGATGCAGCACTTGTCTTTTGATCCGGTCACGTATTTAAGTCCAAGTGGAAGTTGATCATCTATACACGAGAACATACATAGAAATGATATTGAATGTATTCGACGCTCAAGTAATTGCTACGTCGTCTTGACTTGAATTCCGGCATTTCAATGTTATGAAATATTGGGCAGAATCTCTCGCGTACACAGTAGTCCGGGTTAGATACGTGCTGCACGTGCTCCAATTCCGTGGAGTCAAGGACCTCTTTCTGCTGTTCGGCGGTAACGTCTTCTTTCGCGTAGCCAGCGTTTTTCCtgacaaaacgaaaaacgacgctcgACCGCCAAATTGACGACGCTTTCCACTTTCTGAGTAACTATGTCCTCTTTGCAGGTTCCAACCGTCCAACGCAAAACCAAGCGAGTGAGGTAAGCAGGACTGGCGAGCACTGGTGCAAAGCAGAGAAGCTGGAAATAGCTAGAGGCTAGAGCTCACGTGGTTCGGCGTTCCCGGACTTGTTGACTCGCGATGGTgctcttcttcattttcctgAGCCTCAGCCTCGTATGGCCGACAATTGTTGCTGACCCATCTCTCTCAAAGTGTCGATTTGCCAAAGAATTTTCGACGGAAGATCTCGTCACCAGTCCGTCTAAAAGGGAGCAGTTCATTGCTCTTGCCATGGAATACGAAGGTCGCTTTAATCAGCCTAGCGTTGGCTACAACGGTCCATCTGGACACACGTACGATTCGCATTTGATTGATTATCGAACGGGCGAGCTCCAGACGAGCTTCAACGCCAATCCACTCGGCGAAATCTACGTCAAAGCCGGCAACGAAAGCGTCAATTCGGAAACCCGAATTATTGACATTCTTACGCGAAAAATTTCAACATACGAAAAATTTCGAGAAACCTATCCGGGATACGGCGGATACATGCCGTGGGTCACAGTCAACGACACGGGAATTCATCCCACACGTGGCTACCAAAATCCATATCAGTGTCCGTCACTGGACAACGGCGAACTCATATGGGCTCTCTATCTCACTTATAACGTATTGAATGATCGTGGATATGGAGCCTTGGGTAAACGCTATAAGAGCCAATTTGACACAATGATAAAGTACGGCAAGATGATGTTCTACGAAGGCAACGGCATCGTCTCCGGCAAAATCATCATAAAAAATGCCTCGGCAACACCATTTCCGGACAACTACGCTCCCCAGGGGTCGTACAGCCTCGATGATCCCTACGAAGGCGAACTCTTCACCGTCTTCCTCGACCTGTTTGCCAACTGGGGATCGAACGAGAGCGATCGCGACGCGATGTGGATAGAGAAACGATCCCAATTGGCGTCGGTCGATTACGAGACGCCTCGCGGACCGATCACCGTTTAAGAGGGCTGGCACTATTCGTCGCACGAAATGTGGAAATTTTTGGAATTGCCCTACGTCGACGTGCCCCTCGTTCGACGGCTCTTTGAGAATGGTGAACGCGTGCGAACGTGGAATTCCGATTTGAAGGGAATTCCCGGGCTCTACGCCGCCGTTCGCGACgtgtcgcgcgacgacgacgtgcgcgGGTATTTCGTGCCGGGAATATCGGAGGTGGCGCGAGCGAAGTCGACTCGGTTTGACGTCGTGACGCCCTATGGGGCGTTTCCGACGATATTGGCGAATTTGAGTGTTGGGATTGCTTGGTATCATAATATGCTGCTTGGGCAAAAGATGCAAGGGCCGTACGGGTCGACTGAAGGGGCCAATGTCAATGGGACGGAAATTAGTCCTATTGTTAGTTGGGATACTAAACAGACGACGATTGTTGCGCTCTTGGGAGGTGCAGGCGCTTCGATTGGGAAGTATCTGAAGAGGGAGTCCGGGGCAAAGTATCAGAGGTTCTATGATGTTATACAGAGGGAGTATGGGATGAAGTTTCCGGCGACCCGGATAAGCACTTGATAAAACCTGATAAAACCAACCATTCTCTCTTCTATCTGCAGTATGATAAACCCCCGCGAAAGATAATGGTGCCGTGTTGCGGATTATTGATAATGGAGTACATGCATACTGTACGTTTGAAAAACCATCACAGCAAACATCAATGAATAGCTTTTTCAGAGTTACTT
It encodes:
- the LOC136195475 gene encoding uncharacterized protein; this translates as MVLFFIFLSLSLVWPTIVADPSLSKCRFAKEFSTEDLVTSPSKREQFIALAMEYEGRFNQPSVGYNGPSGHTYDSHLIDYRTGELQTSFNANPLGEIYVKAGNESVNSETRIIDILTRKISTYEKFRETYPGYGGYMPWVTVNDTGIHPTRGYQNPYQCPSLDNGELIWALYLTYNVLNDRGYGALGKRYKSQFDTMIKYGKMMFYEGNGIVSGKIIIKNASATPFPDNYAPQGSYSLDDPYEGELFTVFLDLFANWGSNESDRDAMWIEKRSQLASVDYETPRGPITV
- the LOC136195552 gene encoding low-density lipoprotein receptor-related protein 4-like; translated protein: MLALLVLLFQSFFLNSHGASTDFLLLSETNQLRGISLTSGSADVITAIGGLSRAVAVDFLAETEQLVWSDVIDDTISVINKNGTNKQILLKGLSVPDGLAIDWIGQNVFFTDTGLDVIGVVGVDGSFPRTLINSALDEPRAIAVDPAAGYMYWTDWGATAKIERAYMSGRGRSTIISGNLRWPNGLCLDIAGKRIYWIDASYDKIESSNFDGSGRKVISSILGYHPYGITLDGSNLFWTDWSRRAIYKTPKSGGSFVSFATFTAAPFGVTVYRNALKGGANGCSGGGKCDQLCLPEPSMSFACACSYGELQNDNRTCKSPDNYLLVGDIDSVRGLAIDSLDNAAKPRTGLTRAIAVDYDSLTDDIYYTDVSLDSVERISSKSGSRTTIVSHLSIPDGIAVDWISRNLFYTDSGLDRIGMARLDGSGHVVVIASGLDQPRGISLALEEGWMFWTDWGTIPKIEKAWMDGTNRKTIVTGNLGWPNGVTLDTRTQTLYWVDAKLDRVEKCDFNGNGRTLLSQPSDPIHPYDLALDDGYLYWTDWIAKNVVRMPIDGGSNHSVYALPFPRLKQPSGLVFHNTTARRLERNSCSVSNGNCLQFCVAVPGGRRCACSASKSDACKPLIVSGPTSTTVYQLNAVTLNCTVGGLVTTGIAISSFGWKKNGITMRTQYGSSSADIRTSWTIPAATKLDGGLYSCWATNRYGTRTSSSALLIVADIPTTVNPTTPTTTNPTTLSTAIPTTPKVTTPAVTTFTSSTQSPNTASRFIVKSMMATTRRAWKMTEAVNTPSVYDQIRDQITEPAENQQPTLVTEKRRPEIPSEKRDQFRGNDDTEPGGPNIWLYVGFSIMGVVVLICIVLIAILFARKQRRSAGSNISGAPSSPATHAVTFRNEAFRSPSPSSDYPKKTEDVVYATIEENIYKKPPLNKVPGSHYAVPKTRAAATAAATTSSTSLYMQMK
- the LOC136195476 gene encoding uncharacterized protein; protein product: MWKFLELPYVDVPLVRRLFENGERVRTWNSDLKGIPGLYAAVRDVSRDDDVRGYFVPGISEVARAKSTRFDVVTPYGAFPTILANLSVGIAWYHNMLLGQKMQGPYGSTEGANVNGTEISPIVSWDTKQTTIVALLGGAGASIGKYLKRESGAKYQRFYDVIQREYGMKFPATRIST